Part of the Nostoc sp. ATCC 53789 genome, TTTTTGGGGAATTTGAAAGCGCTCTGAGATATCTTGCTCACCTAAAACAAAGGAGTGAATTTCGCCAGTTGTCTCCAATTGCTTTAAGCATTGTTCCAGATCAAATTGCAAACCTAAAGCGCTTTGATATCTCTGTTCTGCAACCTTCGACAACAATTTGATAATGATGTCACAGAGTCTTTGGGGAATATCATAGTTGAGCTTTTTCGGAGATGGCGGAGATTGGGCAATATGACAATGCACCCACTCTAATGGGTCTTTGCCTTGAAATGGTAGCTGACCTGTCAGCATTTCATAAAAGGTGACTCCCAGTGAATACAAATCGCTACGATGGTCAATTCCCCGATTCATCCGCCCGGTTTGTTCAGGTGCAAGATAAGGTAAACTGCCTTCAATGCGACTAGAACTACTAACTATTTGCTGCTGATATGGAATAAAAGCAGCAATTCCAAAATCGGCAATTTTAACCTGACTGGTTTCGAGGTTAACTAAGATATTTTGTGGCTTAATATCTTTGTGGACAATGTTATAAGTGTGAATTTGTGCCAGTTTGCTGGTAATTTCAATAGCAATTTTTAAGAACGAAACAGGTTCTTGAAATTGGTCTAGCAATTGATCGAGCGATCGCGCCTCAAAATCCTCCATAATCAAATAAGGGATTCCCTGGTGCATCTCTAAGGCATATACCTTGACTGCGGCGGCGATATTTAACCTTTGAGCGATCGCATACTCATGTTTGAGTTGTTCAATATTATTGGGTGTACACTGTTCTGGACGCAATCCTTTGATAATTACCGGACACTGGTCTTTAACCTTGATTCCACGGTATATGACTGCTTTTACCCCTGCTTTTAACAAAGTGACAATTTTAAATCCGGGTAATGCAATCATCATGCTAAATGCTCCAGCCGTGCTTCTTCCGAGATAATTCGAGCTTAATTGTATTTTAGATACATTTCTTTGGGCAGATGAAATTTAGATAATATCAGCTTGAGATAATCACTTCTGCTGACTCTACAGACAAAAATAAGCTACAATTCAAGCAGAGTAAGCATTTCCCGCTCAGAAACTCCCCATGTTTGATAACCTGCAAACCCAAATTTACCAACTAGAACAATTTGCCAACAGCCTCGTTTCTAACCAACTGGCACACCTTAGCGTAGTCAGTGTTGGTATCATCTTTGGCGCTGGCTTGCTCACCAGTCTTACACCCTGTATGCTTTCTATGCTGCCAATTACCATTGGTTACATCGGCGGTTATGAAGCCAAAAACCGCTTGCAAGCAGCTGCCCAATCAACTTGGTTTGCTTTAGGGTTAGCAACTACATTAGCCGGGATGGGTATAGTAGCAGCTTTGGTAGGAAAAGTCTATGGACAAGTGGGAATTGGTTTGCCGATTATCGTCAGCATTATCGCCATTCTCATGGGGCTGAACTTACTAGAAGCACTACCTCTGCAATTTCCATCTTTGGGCGAAACGAATTGGATTTCGCAAGATTTACCTATAGGATTGCGTTCTTATTTACTGGGGCTGACTTTTGGCTTAGTTGCATCTCCTTGTAGCACGCCTGTTTTAGCCAGTTTACTGGGTTGGATTGCGAATACACAAGACTTAATTTTAGGTGCTGTTTTGCTACTCTCTTACACAGCCGGTTATGTAGCACCATTGATTTTGGCGGGTACTTTTACAGCTTCAATTAAAAAATTACTAGAATTGCGTCGCTGGTCTGGTTGGATTAACCCAGTTAGCGGGGCGCTGTTGGTAGGATTCGGTGTATTTTCCTTAATTTCTCGGATTCCCCTTGGCAGTTTTTAAGATCAATACTTTGTTAGATTTTACACGTAATGACTTTAGAAGATTCAGCGTCCAAAGAATTAAAATGGTGGGCAATACCTGGCAAGTTCTTACGGCAAGAGCTTTTGCCCGTACTGACTAACTTACGACTAGCGATCGCACTACTGCTATTGATTGCAATCTTTAGCTCCACCGGTACTGTAATTGAGCAAGGTCAATCACCCGCATTCTATCAGGCTAACTACCCAGAACATCCAGCTTTATTTGGTTTCTTAACTTGGAAAGTAATTCAGGTAGTTGGCTTAGACCATGTATATCGTACCTGGTGGTTTCTGGCATTACTCATCTTATTTGGCACTAGCTTAACTGCTTGTTCTTTTACCCGTCAGTTACCAGCTTTAAAAGCTGCCCAGCGCTGGAAATATTACGAAGAACCACGGCAATTTCAAAAATTAGCTTTAAGTGCAGAACTAGATAATGGTTCTCTAAATTCTCTCAGCCAACTATTACAGAAACGCCGCTATAAAATTTTTCCAGATCAAGAAAAAGAAAATATCCTTTATGCCCGCAAAGGAATAGTCGGACGCATCGGCCCAATTATCGTTCATATTGGCATCGTCGCTATTCTAATAGGGGGAATTTGGGGGGCGATGACTGGGTTTATGGCACAGGAAATGATTGCCAGTGGCGATACATTTCAAGTGACAAATATTGTCGATGCTGGCCCTTTAGCTGCCCAAGTCTCAAAAGATTGGTCTGTGCGCGTCAATCGTTTTTGGATTGACTACACTCCATCTGGCGGCATCGATCAATTTTATTCCGATATGTCTGTCTTAAATAAGCAGGGAGAGGAAGTTGACCACAAGAAGATTTTTGTTAACGAGCCTCTGCGCTATCGGGGCATAACCTTCTACCAAACCGATTGGGGAATTGCAGGTGTTCGCGTCCAATTTAACAACAGCCCGATTTTTCAATTACCAATGGCGCTATTGAACACCAAAGGACAAGGGCGCATTTGGGGTACGTGGGTTCCTACTAAACCGGATTTGAGTGAAGGTGTTTCTTTACTAGCCAAAGACTTACAAGGGATGGTATTAATTTATGATCCCAAGGGTAAATTAGTTGATACTGTCCGCGCTGGGATGTCAACCGAAGTCAATGGCGTAAAGTTGAAAATTTTGGATATTATTGGCAGCACTGGCTTACAAATTAAAGCCGATCCAGGCATACCAATTGTTTACTCAGGATTTGGTTTACTAATGTTGGGTGTGGTGATGAGTTACTTTTCTCATTCACAAATATGGGCATTGCAAAAAGGCGATCTCTTATATGTTGGTGGCAAAACTAATCGCGCCCAAGTTGCTTTTGAACAAGAGGTTTTAGAAATTTTAGATCGGCTTAGTTCAGAGCCAAAAATTGAGGAAAAAGAGACGGCTATTGAAGTTTAAATGCAAAGGTACGCATAGCATAACTGAAAACTTTGCGTACCTTTGTATTTGAAATGTATTTTTCTCGTTTTACAATTAATTACACCTACACAGCTACAGATTGGAAAATTATTAAGCATTGGAACTAAAGTTTTGTATATCTGCTCAACTTCAATCTAAACGACGGGTTTGCCTACTACCCGTAATCGCTATATTGTTGAGTATCGCTTCTTGTACTACCGATAATAAAAAAATCAAGCACGTTTCTCTCGTTGGTGCTGGGGCAAGTTTTCCTGCGCCTTTGTACGAACGCTGGCTTTCAGATTACAACCAGCAAAATCCCAATGTGGAAATTAACTATCAAGCTATAGGAAGCAGCGCTGGAGTGCAACAGCTTATTGAAGGTACTGTAGACTTTGCAGCTAGTGATGTGGGAATTACAAATGAACAAGCAGCTAAGATAAAAAGGGGAGTGGTTGCTTTACCCATGACTGCTGGTTCCATAGTGCTAGCTTACAACCTCGCGTCCACCCCCCAGTCACCTCCAGTCAATCTGCCAAATGGTTTAAAGCTATCACGCCAAGTTTATGTAGATATCTTTCTCGGAAAAATTACGAATTGGAATCATCCGAGAATAGCTGTAGCTAATCCAGGCGTAAATTTGCCCAATCTACCGATTCAGGTTGTACACCGCACTGATGGTAGTGGAACTACAAGTGTGTTGACGCAACATCTAAGTGCTATAAGTCCAGAATGGAACAGCCAAGTTGCAGCAGGTAAAGCTGTCGCTTGGCCAGTGGGAATTGGTGGAAAGGGTAACGAAGGTGTTACTGCCTTAGTACAACAGATCCCAGGAGCTATTGGCTATGTAGAATACGTCTACGCCAAACAAAATAAACTCCCTGTGGCTGCTTTGGAAAATAAATTTGGTAATTATATTACGCCGACACCAGAATCTGTAGCTCAAACATTGGAGTCAGTGAAATTACCGGCCGATAACTTGATTGCTTTTATCAACGATCCTACAGGTTCCCAGTCTTATCCCATCGTTACTTATAGCTGGGTTTTAACTTATCAGCAATATCCCAACCGAGTCAAAGGCGAAGCGCTAAAAAAATTTATTGATTGGGCTTTGATTGAGGGGCAAAAATCCAGTTTGGAACTTGGATATATTCCTTTGTCTAAAAAAGTTGTACTTCAAGTACAATCTGCTGCAAACAAAATTGCAAAATAACTAGTTTTAGTTCAATACAGTTCAGTTAAGCAATTTTTTCCCTCTCTTTCTTCTCTCTGCGTCCTCTGCGCCTTCTCTACGAGACGCTGCGCGTTGGCGGAAGCCTCTCGTAGAGAAGGCGGTTCGTTAAAAAATTTACTTGGATAACAAAGTTTTAGCCTTAACTGAACCGTATTGGTTTTTAGTTTAGATCGTGTCCGCTTAATCAACCTGAATAAAAATGTTCGTGTTCGTTAGCTACAAACCAAAATTTGCGTTGCTGATTGCGGTATGAAAAATAATTTTGCGTAATTTCAGAATCCTTGTAGAGACGTTGCATTGCAACGTCTCTACATTCAGATTCATATTCCCATTCAGCAATACCCAAAATTTTTATGATGGGTATTTATGATGACGCACTTCAACCACAGTATGTACATTGCCACGAGGCGTAAAATCTGCTTTCACAGTGGCTTCCAACGGGTCACAAGCAGCCACAAAATCATCCAAAATTTGGTTGGCAGATTCTTCGTGGGAAATATAGCGATCGCGGTAACTGTTAATGTAAAGTTTAAGCGCCTTCAATTCTACTACCCGTTCATCAGGTATATATGTGACGTAAATTGTCGCAAAGTCAGGATAGCCGGAAAACGGACATTTACAAGTAAATTCCGGCAAAGTAATATTAATGTCATATCGTCTCCCCACACGCGGATTTGGAAAGGTAATTAATTTACCTTCCGCAATATCGCGTTCACCATACTTCATTTCAGGGAATTTGTCAGTTGTCATTTGTCATTTGTCATTGGTTATTTTACTTATCTTTACGTTTTTTTATTAATTTTGTACAGACAAAGATTTTTCGCGTCTCTACTCCCCCCTCAATACTCTTCCTTCTCCCAGTCTGGACAATTCTCATCTTCACAACCGTGGGGATGCATGGCACAAACTAACAAATTACCACTATAAACTTGACCGTGGTAATGAGTACAACCGATGCAGGCAGGATTTTTTTCAGCCGTAGGTTCAACTGAATAAGGAAAACCTGGATCTACATCTGCTACCATGTCTTCCAGTTCCCAGTAAGCCTCAAACATTGGTTCAGCTAAATCCTGTAAATACTGATCGACTTCAGTAACAATATTAGGGACTTGCTCAGTAATTTCTTCCGTTAGCTCAAAAAAAGCGTCAACCATTTCACTCATTCCCAGGAAGAAACGCTCTACTTCATCAGCCACTGTTTCAACGATTTCTGCTAAATCCTTTTGCCACTGTTCCATAAACTTGACACCTTTGCAGGCTATAAACAGGACGCTTTGTGTTATCTGGGTGGAAGCACTACAATACACACTAGGCAATGTATCTTATCAAGTTTCTATATGAAGTGCCATGTCAAAGTGCCACTTATTGCCAGTTATATCGAGTAAAAAATACTTTTTATTAATCGCGTTGCAATCGTTTTAACTCGTTTTGCAGGTCTAGCACTTCTTGACGCAATTTATCCACATTTTCATCACTTGATCCCTCTTTCACCGTTGGTTCTTCATCTTCCTCTAAAATTTCAATGCGACGAGGTTCCGAAGGAGGTGTTTTCTCGGAGGTTTCAGCAGATGGTTGTGCTTGTTGGGCTTGCTTCATCATTTCTTCAACAAAGCGGCGGGCTTCTTCTGTGTTCATTTCGCCCTTTGCCACCATTTCATCTGCCAGTTTTTGGACTTGCGATCGCACTTGGGCTAATTTCCCCCCTGCTTTCTCACCTGCGTAAGAAGCTAATCCAACACCGAGGTAAAAAGCTTTTTGAACAATATCTCCAAAACCAGCCATTGTTGCTGACCGCTCCTAAAAATAGGGCGACCCGGAGACTACGCCTATTACAAGCCTCCCGTGTTGCTGCTACCTTCCGGTTCTGACAAGATTTGGGTGTTGCAATCGCATAGATCCAGGTCTTCTAAAAGCATAACATGAAAAACTAGTAAGTGTGTGTTATTCCATAACAATTCGCCATTCGTAAAGTTGATAGTTGACGCAGCCGTGTTTTACCAACGGGTCATCAGCGACAATTGCTTCTGCTTCCTCCTTAGAGGCTGCTTCAAACAGCAACATTCCGCCTCTTTGTTCTGCCCAATAGCCTGTTCGTGCTTTGTGTCCTTTAGCAATCAAGTCCTGGATGTAGGCTTTGTGAGCAGGTACATATTGGTCAAAGGTAGGTTTATCGACTTTCCCTTCTTCAATTTTGACAAACCACGGCATTTACTTGCGACCTCTCATAATAATGTTTATGACAACATTACTGATAAAATTTCTAAAATGCGAGAACTTTACCCAGCGATCGAGCCTTACCGAGAAGGTAGTTTACAGGTTTCCGACCTACATACCATTCATTTTGAAGAGTCAGGAAATCCCCAAGGTCAACCCATCGTTTTGCTGCATGGTGGGCCTGGTGGTGGATGTCCACCTTTTTATCGGCAATATTTCCACCCAGAAAAATGGCGGATAGTGATGTTTGACCAGCGTGGTTGTGGTCAAAGTACGCCCCATGCTGAATTACGAGAAAACACCACTTGGGATTTAGTCAGTGATATCGAAAAACTACGCCAACATTTAGGTATAGAAAAATGGGCGGTTTTCGGTGGTAGTTGGGGTAGCACTTTATCATTAGCCTACAGCCAAAGCCATCCTTCTCGCTGCACGGCATTAATTCTCCGTGGTATTTTTATGCTGAGGCAAAAAGAGTTGCGATGGTTTTACCAAGAGGGCGCTAGCTATATTTTTCCTGATGCTTGGGAAGCTTATGTCGAACCAATTGCGATCGCAGAACGTGATGATATGATCGCAGCATATTACAAACGCTTGACCAGTCCCGATTTAGAAATTCAATTAGCAGCGGCGCGTGCTTGGTCAATTTGGGAAGCTAGTACCAGTAGACTTTTTTTAGACCCAGAACTCATGCAAAAGTTTGGCGAGAGCGAATTTGCTTCAGCTTTCGCACGCATTGAATGCCATTACTTTATGAATAAGGGCTTTTTGGAAACAGAAGATCAATTACTCTTAAATGTTGACCGTATCCGCCATATTCCGGCTGTAATTGTTCAGGGACGATATGATGTAGTCTGTCCAATGATATCAGCTTGGGAATTACATCGAGCTTGGCCAGAAGCAGAATTTATAGTGGTTTCTGATGCTGGACATTCGATGAGTGAACCAGGAATTCGTAGTGCTTTGATTGAAGCAACAGATAATATTTAATTAGGTTGAATACTTAGCTTGTGGAACGGAGAAGTTCGCTAAGAAAGGGGATGTTAAGACCAAATCTCCAACAAAGCAATCCCTTGTAAAATGGGAAACTTACACTATATGTAAAGCATCAGTGTAAGTAGTTCACTACAAAAAAGAGATATGCGAATCCCCAAGAGCGCCAAGAATAGAGAGTTACTCATTTAGTGCAGCTTCACATTCAATGGTATAATATTTAATTATTTTGATTAGCAAGCTCAGTTGTTTTAAATATTTAGCTACTTATTGAAAGTCGCTTATGTTGCTTCGATGGCTTCTCAATAAGTAGCTAGGCGTAAATAAATTAAAGTTTGTAGTAAGGACTTTAGTCCTAGTAAAACTTGCTAAGCTAATCGTCATTTAAATTGCATCATTTTCATGGTAATAAAAGCTGCAAACCCTCTCCCTTGCTCCCTGCCCCTCTGCAATCTCAATATGCAAATTAAATGCTTAACAGCTTATTAACGATGAATTGTTGACTACGAATTAGGCTTTCCGGTGTATTTAATTGTACTTGCTTAGTATGTATTTCTATTAGGACTTACGCAAAATATCTCTCAAACTATGATTTCTCCGTGCCCTCTGTGGTAGCCTGCGCCAAGCCACTTGGTGTCTACGTTATTTCGTAACTCGTGCGTAAGTTCTATCTATATATGACTAGTATCTTGAAATGCACAAAAGTGAGATTTAACCTGGAAAAAACCTTTAAGAATTCGTTTGAGTGAACTAAACTTAACCCACCTGATAGCTGTAGTTACTTCTACCCACTGCCGTTTTCTTTTACTTGCTTCTGGATAATCTTCACTCAGCATCTCAACTGGTAACAAATACATCTTGACACGATAACTTTTGCCTCCTTTGCGGTACTTATAAGTGCCCAGTTCATTGGTGTCTACCTGCCCAATTACCCCTGCTTCTTCCCAAGCTTCTTTGGCTGCTGAAGCGGGCGGACTCATGCCATTAGGAATATCTCCTTTTGGAATCACCCAGTGTTGAAAGTTACGGGTCGTGATTAGCAAGATTTCAACTTTGCCATTGTTCACTCTATAAGGAATCACCCCAGATTGTTTAAACACTTTGCTGACTTTTCGACCCATGTAATTTACATCCTGTACGGTTTAGCTTTTTTGTATAATGGTTATTTCAAAAAGTCTAACGCTGATACCGGATAAGTTTTGGTTAAATTTAGGTTAGGATGAGGTTAAAAAAATTTTATTATCCATAAGAGTTAATTATTGAAAGTTTTTTATTAATTTCGTCATCTTGTTTGTGGGCAAGAATACATCAAACTATGTTAAGGAATATAAAATCAAGTAAATTGGCTCTTAGTAAGCGGCTTTAGCCCTGACTACAAACCTTTAATTATTCATGCCCACTTATTTAACTCTGCCGCTTAGACTAGAGGCGGAGCCTTCTAGTTGCATTCCTAGTTAGAACTGGGAAGGAGATTATGAAGTTTTTAAAGGGGTGGGTTGAGGTTGATGTAGATGAAAAATGTTTTGTATACACCACGTTTTGCATCTATATAAGAATTGCAATATCTATGGTCTTAATATAAAGTCAACTCACTTAAAAAGTGTACTCCTGATGGCTGATTGACAAATGCAGCCCTCTTACAAACATCACATCTTCTGGTTTAATGACAGAAGATATACCACCAATGTAATTAACTTGACTTTTTCAGATTTTGGTAGATATATAGCGAAGATATTGCATTTAAATCTACTTCTTTCTGCTCATCTTCATTTTCATTAGTATTTTTAAATAGAACTGTAAACGCACCAGCACCTAACCTATCTTGAGGAAACATCCGATAACAAGGTATTGTAGTTAAATGCGACTGATATTTAGTTAAATTACTAATTTCCATCGCTTGAAACTGGGGAAAGCGTTCCAAAAACCATTCGCAAACTTGCTCATTCTCTTCGGGTGAATATGTGCAAGTCATATAAGCTAAATAACCTTGTGGTGAAACAAGTTTAGCAGAGTTAGCTATAATTCGCTTTTGCCGATTTGCACTCTTGTTAATAGCAGTTGGGTGAAAACATCCGGGTGCTTTTTCACCTTTAGCCAGTAAAGATTGCCCAGTACAAGGAGCATCTACTATTACTAAGTTGCTAGAGTAGGAAAATATTTCGGCAAATATACTCGAATCTCTATTAACTATTGCACTAGGGCTAATCTGGCAACGTTTCAAATTAGAAATTAGCATCCCTAGACGTTTACCAATTACTTCATTACTGATAAGCAATTCAGGTTGCAAAGCTTTCCAAGCAAAGATACTTTTACCTCC contains:
- a CDS encoding RsmB/NOP family class I SAM-dependent RNA methyltransferase; its protein translation is MEKPSNLLLKVSRRLFTNLDEQEKFIEALMNPQPFSPSILWCKGKPEFSPLAVETPTYWQPQFTDRLCLGEKPGQHPLHQQGYFYCLDFSSIFAATTLLAIPQSVHLVFDMCAAPGGKSIFAWKALQPELLISNEVIGKRLGMLISNLKRCQISPSAIVNRDSSIFAEIFSYSSNLVIVDAPCTGQSLLAKGEKAPGCFHPTAINKSANRQKRIIANSAKLVSPQGYLAYMTCTYSPEENEQVCEWFLERFPQFQAMEISNLTKYQSHLTTIPCYRMFPQDRLGAGAFTVLFKNTNENEDEQKEVDLNAISSLYIYQNLKKSS
- a CDS encoding cytochrome c biogenesis protein CcdA, translated to MFDNLQTQIYQLEQFANSLVSNQLAHLSVVSVGIIFGAGLLTSLTPCMLSMLPITIGYIGGYEAKNRLQAAAQSTWFALGLATTLAGMGIVAALVGKVYGQVGIGLPIIVSIIAILMGLNLLEALPLQFPSLGETNWISQDLPIGLRSYLLGLTFGLVASPCSTPVLASLLGWIANTQDLILGAVLLLSYTAGYVAPLILAGTFTASIKKLLELRRWSGWINPVSGALLVGFGVFSLISRIPLGSF
- a CDS encoding YciI family protein produces the protein MPWFVKIEEGKVDKPTFDQYVPAHKAYIQDLIAKGHKARTGYWAEQRGGMLLFEAASKEEAEAIVADDPLVKHGCVNYQLYEWRIVME
- the pstS gene encoding phosphate ABC transporter substrate-binding protein PstS, which translates into the protein MELKFCISAQLQSKRRVCLLPVIAILLSIASCTTDNKKIKHVSLVGAGASFPAPLYERWLSDYNQQNPNVEINYQAIGSSAGVQQLIEGTVDFAASDVGITNEQAAKIKRGVVALPMTAGSIVLAYNLASTPQSPPVNLPNGLKLSRQVYVDIFLGKITNWNHPRIAVANPGVNLPNLPIQVVHRTDGSGTTSVLTQHLSAISPEWNSQVAAGKAVAWPVGIGGKGNEGVTALVQQIPGAIGYVEYVYAKQNKLPVAALENKFGNYITPTPESVAQTLESVKLPADNLIAFINDPTGSQSYPIVTYSWVLTYQQYPNRVKGEALKKFIDWALIEGQKSSLELGYIPLSKKVVLQVQSAANKIAK
- a CDS encoding phasin family protein; protein product: MAGFGDIVQKAFYLGVGLASYAGEKAGGKLAQVRSQVQKLADEMVAKGEMNTEEARRFVEEMMKQAQQAQPSAETSEKTPPSEPRRIEILEEDEEPTVKEGSSDENVDKLRQEVLDLQNELKRLQRD
- a CDS encoding NUDIX hydrolase; its protein translation is MGRKVSKVFKQSGVIPYRVNNGKVEILLITTRNFQHWVIPKGDIPNGMSPPASAAKEAWEEAGVIGQVDTNELGTYKYRKGGKSYRVKMYLLPVEMLSEDYPEASKRKRQWVEVTTAIRWVKFSSLKRILKGFFQVKSHFCAFQDTSHI
- a CDS encoding cytochrome c biogenesis protein; protein product: MTLEDSASKELKWWAIPGKFLRQELLPVLTNLRLAIALLLLIAIFSSTGTVIEQGQSPAFYQANYPEHPALFGFLTWKVIQVVGLDHVYRTWWFLALLILFGTSLTACSFTRQLPALKAAQRWKYYEEPRQFQKLALSAELDNGSLNSLSQLLQKRRYKIFPDQEKENILYARKGIVGRIGPIIVHIGIVAILIGGIWGAMTGFMAQEMIASGDTFQVTNIVDAGPLAAQVSKDWSVRVNRFWIDYTPSGGIDQFYSDMSVLNKQGEEVDHKKIFVNEPLRYRGITFYQTDWGIAGVRVQFNNSPIFQLPMALLNTKGQGRIWGTWVPTKPDLSEGVSLLAKDLQGMVLIYDPKGKLVDTVRAGMSTEVNGVKLKILDIIGSTGLQIKADPGIPIVYSGFGLLMLGVVMSYFSHSQIWALQKGDLLYVGGKTNRAQVAFEQEVLEILDRLSSEPKIEEKETAIEV
- the queF gene encoding preQ(1) synthase translates to MTTDKFPEMKYGERDIAEGKLITFPNPRVGRRYDINITLPEFTCKCPFSGYPDFATIYVTYIPDERVVELKALKLYINSYRDRYISHEESANQILDDFVAACDPLEATVKADFTPRGNVHTVVEVRHHKYPS
- the pip gene encoding prolyl aminopeptidase, giving the protein MRELYPAIEPYREGSLQVSDLHTIHFEESGNPQGQPIVLLHGGPGGGCPPFYRQYFHPEKWRIVMFDQRGCGQSTPHAELRENTTWDLVSDIEKLRQHLGIEKWAVFGGSWGSTLSLAYSQSHPSRCTALILRGIFMLRQKELRWFYQEGASYIFPDAWEAYVEPIAIAERDDMIAAYYKRLTSPDLEIQLAAARAWSIWEASTSRLFLDPELMQKFGESEFASAFARIECHYFMNKGFLETEDQLLLNVDRIRHIPAVIVQGRYDVVCPMISAWELHRAWPEAEFIVVSDAGHSMSEPGIRSALIEATDNI